attctaaaaaatgatTTAACCAATCTCTGACCAAACTAAGTTTGACCACCGACCAATTAACTAAATTAGATCAGTTCAatcaattaattcgattttaaccgCAGTTTGAACATCCCTGATTCCAACTTTATCAATGTtagtagttaaatttgatatctaattttttttaatatagtacctaaatttgataaaagttatataAGTTACTTTTAACATgctaaaaatgttaatttttttatacaagtaGTTAATGTATAATCGACACATAACACTTGTATATGAAGTAATTTTAAATGTGgacaaaatgtaaaaattttatttttaaagacttAATTAagtttcatttaatatttatttattcttttcccaaaaatctttaaaaattttaaaaaatttcacgcAAATAAAAAAGCTAACTTGAGATTTTACGTTTGCATTGgaccaaaacaaaatttaaataccaaaaataaaaaaaaatcaaatttgagtacgaaatatatattaagatttttttggcaaaaaaaaaaccTGATTCCTGTTCAAAACTATTTACCCAATTTTGTTTTTGCCAGTTCAATAACAACCATATATTCCTGCTGGCCCAACCCAAGCTAATTTTTGAGTGATAGTAATTGGACCAAAAGTATGAACAAGAAGTAAGAGATAGGCCCATTGAAGTCCAAGTGTGGCACATCTCAGCCTTAAAAAAACCCTTGTTGGTGCCTTCTTTTCGCTTCCAACTGGTATTGTTAGAAACCTCCGCcgctctctttcttcttcagagcCACTTAGGGTTTTTCCTGCGCCAGCTCCAATGGTAATATGCCAAACCAACACACCCTTCTTTTATATCTCTTTTTCCACCCCTTGATCTACTTgtatatttgaaaatgaaataaaaaaagtggTAATGTGCAGGGAAAGGGAACAGGGAGTTTTGGTAAAAGAAGGAACAAGACCCACACTCTCTGCGTTAGATGTGGCCGCCGTAGCTTCCATCTCCAGAAGAGCCGTTGCTCTGCCTGTGCTTTCCCTGCTGCTCGTAAGAGGACATGTCAGTGCCTCGTCCGCTTTTTCTTTGTTATCAAGATCGTTTATTGTGTTTTTCGTTTTTGTTGTTAACTTTGTTCCTAAGTCTAATTTGCAACTAGATTTCTCGGATTGACTAGTGGGGTTTCTTTCTTTATGTGCTTATATATCAAAGCTAATATCTTTGACATGAATATCTATTTGGGTTTCACTTTGAATGCGTTTATTCAGATAAGAATTCAATTTCCTGAATATGGTGGGAAAAATGGtgtgattaaaattttaagatgcttCTGTATAAAACTATGGACTTGTAGTTCGAATCAATGTGTTTTCTGCCTGAACCATAGATTTGTCAGTTGTAATGTTACATGAAATTTGCTTATACCAGTAGTAATACTTAAAGTACCTTGAATGAACATGCGTTTTGATGTGTTTATATGTTACGATTGGATTGTAATTTGGTGTTAGTCCTTAAACCTAAGGGGAATTTTTTATTGTGGGATTCAGATAACTGGAGTGTGAAGGCAATCAGAAGAAAGACCACTGGAACCGGTAGGATGAGGTATCTGCGCCATGTCCCTCGCAGGTTCAAGACTGGTTTCAGAGAAGGTAATGAGTTGCTAATTCTTTTTGCTGACGGGTTTATAATTTTAAGCTTCTTGTCATTCTGTTTTGTTCAAAGCATATCTTTGgattttgtttctattttcaattcCGGTGTTGGATCATGATCTAGGTACTGAAGCAGCACCGAGGAAGAAGGTTGCAGCAGCTTCTGCTTGAGGTATTACGAGGTTGTTTTGGATGAAGCATCTTTTTTTAGGAAAACTTTTACGAGAACATTACTCTCGAGGGGTGTCATTACATTGAATGCTTTAGCTGTTTTTAGTTTATGATTATGGAGTTGCACTAAATTTTGAACAAGGATGAATGATTTAGTTTTCCTCTAGTTTATTTTTGAGGAGTTGCTTCAAATTTTGAACGAGGATGGACAAGGCTATTGTTGGTTTACACTTAGTTACTTGATACAATTTTTTTGGATGAAGTTAACGTATGTTCTTGTTTTTGGTTATAAATGATGCCCTAATCTTGTTTCAAGATAGTTGAAAATTTAAAGTCATTTGTGTTTCGCTTATTATTGTCAACACTACTTCTAGTCGAATATTGTGGTCGGAGAAAACACTTCCATATATGCTGAAATTTTAGGGTGGAAGCCATAAGACAACAGTTTACTAGTAGCATATATCAGTAGCTATTTAGGGTTTTATTTGTTTCTCCTTGAAAGCATTATTTGTGGCTGGAACATTTGCAACCTGGGTTTACCTCGGTGCTTTGTAGTATTTAAAGTTAATGTTGTAGGAACCGCTGTCGCTAAGAGGCTCATATCCGTCATTTCTCTGTTTCCGTCCTTGCTATGTTCCTCTAGCatgtaaaaatggaaaattttttgaCGACGCAATATTTTACTGTTGAAGTTTAAATGTCGTGAATGAAACAACCATCTATCCTACAAAAAATGGGGAGGCATTAAATTTAGGGATAATATAATTTATGCCCAAGTAGGTGATTTTGGTACTTGTAAGTTTTTTCAACTTTGGTGGTTAGATTATTTTTGTTCATgagcttaaaaaatataaaaactcaaAATTCGATGGTGttatatttttaacttattttatattatcatttaaaaattaaaaagtacataatttttttattcatgacttggtatcatgttttaataaataattcCATGATTAAATTGATTACATTATTGGTTTTTGATTCAACCGTTTCAATTATTAGACgaacaataataattaaactcCTTCAACCTGTTTAACtgtagtttttttctttttgttttttactttTGTCAGTCTCAAgctgtttttttcttcttcttaatcTGGTTAATTCTTTTGTTTAAATTAGTATATTAAATGGTTTTCGATTCGATCTTGTTTGTTTCAAGAATATTGGATATGTGAAATTTTCTCTTAATTtaagtttaaggattaaaataAGTTTAAGTGTTAAGTTTTAAGTATCaaaatgagtttaaaaaaaatagaaatactaAATTGAAGTTAAATGCAGGCTAATTTACCAATATGTGTTGAATTGAAGAAAGGTAGGGTGTGTTTTTAGTCACATCAATTGAAATTTGACACATTAACTTTTTTTAGTTGatagttaaataattataattttattcttgagttttgaattaaatttctcttataaatattttaatatgtattttttatttcatattgtttcaattttttaataatttttaattaatattaataaatatattatttttaattttttatttaaatctatttccgttttatttataaaaacaaataataaatatataattacattttaaaaatattaactaattcaaatatttgtatgttaaatatttattttttctacttATATCGGGTAGAGTGTAAGTACCTGTCGATCTGGTTCGGTGTCAAATTGAAGCGCTACTTTGCAGCGACACGTGCCAATAATTCATAGTTTTCGGCATGAACTTTGGACATTGAACCCCAATTTTCACATTCCTTTGGGCTTGGGTGTGGGAGGGGGTAGACCGACAAAACGAAACCTCTAGAGATTTTGCGTGTAAGGGTAACTATAGCTACTTTTACCATTCCCAGCTTCAGACACAATTCCATTTTTGCTCTCTCTGTTCTTGAATCCAAGGTTCCTGCATCAGAAAAGCTTTTCTTCTCTCTGAATCATAAGGATCAGGTGTCTGAAACATTGTGTAAAAATCCATGGAAGCAACGAGAGGACGAGAAACCACAGGGTTACTAGACAAGATCCTCCCTCCACGCCTGGAAGACGCCGGACTCGAGGATTGCGCTCTTCCGCCAGATTCCATACACGAGGCCTTTCTCAAAGCCGCTTCCGCCATCAAGTCACGAGCAGCCAACATCTTCCACTCTGATGATGAAGATGAAGTTGAACGCGGATGCTTAGATGACCCATTTCTTGACAAGAGTAAGTGCTCCTCCGATGTTCTTGTTTCGCCACCGTGTCCCGACATGTCTGACGCCGTAGTGGTTGGCGGAGGGTCGCCGGATCCAACCTCGGACGCTGTGGAGGGCTGCGTAAAGGAAAAGGGATGCGGTAAAGAGGTAGAGGAGGGTAAGGATATGGTGATTGTGGGTGGTGATGGTGGAGAAGCCGCGGATGGGAAGGGTTGTTTAGATGATGAGCTCAAGGGTATGAAGATTAAGggtgaagagaaaaagaagaagaatcaaAATCAGGAGGACGATGATGAGAGGGAAAAGGAAAAACCAATTCTGGTTGAGGGTTTTGTGTAAGGTTCTGCATGTTGATGCTTCATGATGAAGAGAACAAAGAAGAATGTAGCTTCTTGTCTTTTTTGCacatttttttgtttcattttgaatAGTTTAAGGATAATGGATGTATTTCATCTTTACTATGAATCTCGCTGCTGTCTATTTAACCAAACTCGTGGAAGGTTTTTAGTAGAATAACTTGTTGGAATTCAGATTTAAACCAGTTGGGTCATATCTATATAATCATAAATTCTCTCTCTCTAGTCTCAAGAAAGTAGGAATTGCTCGTCCTGGAAAATTTGCATAGCCAGGGTGAACCCCCCCGCCCGCCCCCATTATCAGTGGGAATTTGGGTAATGTTTATAATGAAAGAATGGTCCGTCAATTGAACTGatatcaattttcttttttgttcgaAAAATGAGCATTCATTCATATACAAAATAGCACATAATCGCCTCAAAGTTGGGTAAATTAAGGAAACAGTGGCTTCAGCTGTCAACACCGGCTTAATGCAATCAGGAGGTTCAATGCAAATACTGAAGAAATCATTTAAGTTCAAAACATTTGAGTTAGCAGGGAATTGCATCTTGCAAGAGCGTCAATACTGCTATTTGCATGATAGGTGCCATCTCGGTCCTGATAAGGAGAGTCCTGTAGTATCAAATAGTTCAGCTAGTAACCGAAGCATCCAGTTCGATTTCCGGTTTCTTAATGTTGGATCTAAGAGCTAGATCGAGTCCGTATCTTAATGCTCAGAGCTCAGCTTCAACGCTAGAGGCGTTCGGGATAAATCTTTATGAGCCGAAGATTCACTGGCCATTATGGTCCCCGATAAGGGAGCTGGCATCCCCTCTGCATGCGTGACCAATAGGGGACCCATATGAGTCGAGTTTTTGCCATCCATTCATCGGTGGTTTCTAAGAAATACTGATAACATAGGGTTTAGCAGCTAGAATGAAATACTCCCTCGCTCTTTGGTTCTTCCAGTGAAGATGGAGGAGTTTTGCGAGCCAAATGGCTGGGATGAAGAAACCAAAAACAAGGCTCCAAAGTCCAAGACTCGTCCAATTATTGTGCCCAACCAATATCTTAGAGTACTATCTACCCTAATCCTTTCTCAAATACGTGGCTAGTTCTATTTCAAGGCCCTCCATGTAGGGGAAACTGAATTTTTGGGCCTCTTGCCTGGATTTTGCTACCAGAGTTGTAGCCCAAGTTGGCAATGGTTGCGGAATTTGGACTCCATTACTCCTAAAAACTAATCTGTCTTTTTTCACAAGTCCTACAACTTCTATTAAGAATTGATTCAAACAGcggttaaattttttaacataaccCGACAacttcttttctatgttttaaatgttttcacGTGAAACACTAGATTTTCCTTCTATTGTCAAACTGAAATCATGTTTAGCTGGCCTATAACAACTTAACAACGCAATAACATCACTCCTTGTGTCTCATCACTCTCTTGACTGAATcagattatataaaatttatatgtctaCTTTATTATGTTATCGTAATTTTATTTaaagtattttatatttataggAATTTTAGAAATTTGTTTGTTcgtcttttatatatatatatttcaaatttaacttatttatttgtGTCATATAATTATATCATATCTATTATTAGGTTAAAGACATGAGAATTTACTCTTGCTTTTACGtagaataaatgaatttttttattaaaaataataatatgatatacAAAATTTCTCTTCTATGAGTTtcaataagaaaaaggaaaatgttatagtaaaatatgaaaataatcaaatcattcccaaatcaataaattattcaaaaatcacatttaaaTACACTTAAATTCAAGGACGaaactaaaaaaattttagaggatcaaattaaattgtaatttttacaatagtaaaaatataattttactattttaattgtttatatttttataacttttaaaagattaaattaatttttttttactttttaaggaggtcaaagtataattttaattttactatttaaaattttaaaatgtttaaataaaaaaaagtttattttaggaaaaatCGTACCTTaccaactctctaatttcactccTCCTTAAACTCAGATTTTTCtaattatttacaatttcaattaaattaaaatacaatccaACAATTACATTCTATAAAAATACGAACTTCTATATCTTCCCAGCACTTCTATAATCAAAATTCTCACTAtcatatttaaagttatttatagtCGCACCAATTTCTACTTTCACAAGTCACGTTTACTTTCTGTGCCAAAGTCACATTTACTTGGTCCCGCACTCACTCGTGTTTTTCGTTTTCATCTTTACCTTTATTTATCTCTTAATAATACTCCATCTATTGCCCCATTATTATTATATTCCTAATTCAAAACAGGTTACTGGCTTTACTATTTAaacaatcaaaatataaaattttattataaaaatagatttaaaatatttcaattaataaatcaatataaacaa
The sequence above is drawn from the Gossypium hirsutum isolate 1008001.06 chromosome A05, Gossypium_hirsutum_v2.1, whole genome shotgun sequence genome and encodes:
- the LOC107941070 gene encoding 60S ribosomal protein L37-3, with translation MGKGTGSFGKRRNKTHTLCVRCGRRSFHLQKSRCSACAFPAARKRTYNWSVKAIRRKTTGTGRMRYLRHVPRRFKTGFREGTEAAPRKKVAAASA
- the LOC107941095 gene encoding uncharacterized protein → MEATRGRETTGLLDKILPPRLEDAGLEDCALPPDSIHEAFLKAASAIKSRAANIFHSDDEDEVERGCLDDPFLDKSKCSSDVLVSPPCPDMSDAVVVGGGSPDPTSDAVEGCVKEKGCGKEVEEGKDMVIVGGDGGEAADGKGCLDDELKGMKIKGEEKKKKNQNQEDDDEREKEKPILVEGFV